The Leishmania infantum JPCM5 genome chromosome 15 DNA window caAGGATCTGCTTCGTGTACAAGAGCAGGCAGTGAGTCGTGATGGAGAGCCAGAGCGAGCGACTGCAGCGTGCACGGTGGAcgaaaggagggagaagggccAAAACTAGCAGAAACAACAGGGCACAAGGATCGTCGAACAATGCAGCGAAGAAAATAGATGGGTTgggcgcggtgctgccgtggtggtggtggtggtggagtcCTGCGTAGTGAAGGTCTAcgtatgcgtgtgtttgtgtgtccgTGGGGTGCTCCCGCCCTCCCGTaggcatgcacacacacacacacaaacacgcataCTCGTCAACAGACAACGAGAGGTaaaaggaaaggggaaggggggaggaaggggagggggtcaaTGGCAACACACGACGCACTCAAACACTCATGATGACGcagaaaaacaacaacagcagaggagagggaaaTCAACGCATGCCTGCGGGGCGCATCAAAGACcatccgcctcgtcgcgccgacacacgcacacacacacgcagcgagtgcgccgcaccgcagcaAATGAGAACACCAAGCAAACGAGAAAGTGCGCTGAAGAATCGGAATGCCACGCCGATTATCGACGACAGAAAGACACCaatacacacatatacatacatatgtatatacatgcatatatatgtacTTCTACTaatgtatgtatatatatatatatacgtacGTATACATATGTATGCATAGTCTATGTGTCGAAAGAcagggacacacacacacacacacgcgcgggTAGCATCTCACATCACATGTGTGCGCAGCCCACAGCGCGCGCGTACGCGCGCCTGAGAAAGAgggtggaagagagagagagagagaacgggTGTGTGGGGCTTACTTGTGCATCCGCATAAAGAAAAGGTGCACCGATGAGCATGCACACAAACTGATACAAGGCGGGGTCCGTAGGGGGAGGGTTGCGACAGAAACATCCTCCGCGAAGCTGAGCCCACATGTCCACCACAACCCGATACCTCCCTCCTTTGTTTTCTCCTCCACCAAGTCGGCTCGTTCGTGTGACTGCGCATGTGGACGCATGTCGGCTGTGCCTCATGcgtccccctctcctccccccaacCACCACCCCCGTGCTTGCCTTCGTCTCCATGCCTTCTTAGGAGGGGGTGTGCGGGCGGTGGGTGTGTTGGGCTGGAAGGGCAGGGAGCGTGGGTCGAGGGCATTACGGTGATGACACTGATGCTGCCCCCGATTTCTTGCAGAGACcccaacgcacgcgcatgcgtgttCTTGTGTTGATCTTCACGTGCATGTGGGTGCTATCGGCCTCGTGTCGGACCGTCTCCTCCCCACGCCTCCATCGCGGCGaatgagctgcagcggtggcagcggcgctgggaCAGACGCAGCCTTGGCGCaacaggcgcacgcgcgacgcTGCATTACGACCGGTACTTGCGCGGCTTCATATCCTTCACGTCGACGGGGCTTTCCACGTACGTCACCGGCGTGTCAGGCAACGCCAGCGTCGCAcgctcgctctcgccgtCCCAGATCGGCTGATGGTTCTCCGGGTTGTTGATTGGAGACGATACCCCGGTGCCGTACGCGTTCGACGGCGTCGCAATCGACCCCACCAGCGTCGACTGAACGTCGGACAGCTCGTCGTTGCTGCGGGCTGACGCGATGGCGCGCGGAGAGGCGACGCGTTTGCGGAGGTTCTTCACAAACTGAAGCTtaccgcggcgctgccggccctGGTAGTAAAGCGACGTGGCGCCGATGAAGCGCAGGCCGATCTGGTACACGATAAGGGCGACGAATGTCTGCCAGTAGTGCCAGCCCTGGAAGCCCATGTACTCGATGACGGCCTGCCCGTCCGGGAACGTGCACAAAGGCGTGACGGGGTCGCAGATGACTGTCAGGCGCTCGAACTCGTTCGTGAAGACGCCGAGGTAGGCGTGACGGGGGAAGGAGATGTAGTTCAGCCACTCCCAGTACGGGTACAGGCGATCCGTGTTCGCGAACAGCCCAGCCACAAtgaacagcggcagcaagaTAAGCGGAACCATGGCAAAGGCCGCCTGCGACTGCTTGAAGAAGGTGGCGAACATGAGGCCGAAGGAGTAGCCCAAgttggcgagcagcaccaggaTGAACCAGTGCACAAAGAAGGCACCGGCGCTTCGGTGAAAGTGGATCATGAAATACGCGATGAGGTCGAACACGGTCGGGAAGAGTATCTGCCacggcagctccgccaggTTCTTGGCGAGGAAGTAGGTGTACGCGTTGTAGGCGTCGTTCGCCTGCTCCTGCAGGAAGACGGCTCGCTCCGGCGGGAAGGCGGCAATACCGTTCATGGCAGCACCGAAAAGGTTGTTCATGAGCGTGACGTAGAGCGCGCCGAGGCGGTCCTGCACGCCCTGCTGGTTCAGCTGCAAGTTAAAGAAGAACAGGCCAACGAAGATGGCGAAGAAGAGCGTCTGCACGGAGCGCCCGTAGAAGTTGCCGGGGTCGCGCAGGTACATGCGCCACGATCGCTTGAAGAGCTCGGAGAACTGCAGGCAGAAGTTCGCGCCCTTcagctccagctgctcctccaggTAGTCGTCCGTCAGCGTTATGACGCCGGTCACCGGGGTCAGGCACGGGTTGTCATTTGCCGCATCTGACATGACGTAGTCCTCCCAGGCGAGCCACAGCTGCGACAGGATTTCCTCGGGCAACTGCAGCAGGTTCATGAAGTACTCCGTCGGGttcgtgcgcggcggcacgtcGTAGCCGAGGGAGGCAAAATACTCGATGGAGTCCGCCGTGGGCCCGTGGTAAATGACGTGGCCCTTCGCCAGTAGCAGCAGATCGTCGAAGAGGTCGAACAGCTCCGACGATGGCGAGTGCACGGTGGCAATGACGGTACGCATGTCGTTCTTGGCTAGATCCTGAAGGAGATGACCGACGCGCACGGCGTTCACAGAGTCCAGGCCTGTCGTCGGCTCATCCAGCAGCATCACAAAGGGGTTCGTCACGAGCTCAGTGCCGATGTTGGCACGCTTGCGCTCGCCACCAGAGACGCCCTTCAGAATGCCAGGGATACCAAGAATCGTGTCCTGGCACTTGGTCAGGGAGAGACGCTTGATGACGTCTGCGACACGCCGACGGGCGGTTTCACTGTCGAGACCGAGTCGCAGACGCGCGGAGAAGTAGATGGCCTCGCGCGGTGTGTCCTTGCCCATGACAATATCGTCCTGGCACACGTACGACACCAAGCGCTTGTAGCGCTGCTGATAAATGTTGTTGTTCATGAAGCAGCACCCTTCCTGCCGTGCGGTGGCGTTGAAGAGCTTGCCAGTGATTGTGCCCATCAGCGTCGTCTTACCCGCGCCAGAGGGCCCCATGATAGCCAGCACGCGCCCACCCTTGGCACACCCGCTGAGGTTGAAAAGCAGGGTCTTGTAGATGACGTTGCCATCCTTGTCCTCGACCGGCACCTGATAGGTCAGGTTCTCCCAGGTAAAGTTCACGGCGCGGCTGAGCGCGGGTACCTTCGCGTCCTCTGCATTCGACTtcgcctgcggcggcgtcaccgaTGCCGTGGGCGGGATGCTTGTGAGCTCCGTCGGCGTCCCGACAGACGGCTTGTGGGCTTGATCAACTTGTGTCCCcatcgtgcgcgtgcgccggcCACCCACAGAAGCTtacagagggagggagaggaggaggggggacggTGAGATGGCACACCGTCGGCCACTTGCTACAGCTACTAGTACTTCTTCAGCTGCGTTGGCCTTTTGCGTGACGCGTGCGTATATGACTCTGCGCGACGGCAGTGATAAGGGCAGAGCAGGCgagcgaaggagagggatgagggggagggagagggggagggcagtgAGGCAACCAAAGACGAcgcgagcgcgcacacatacacaaacacGTAAAATGTTTGTGCTGAAAGTAATGAGGAATGAGAAAGCGACGAAGAGGGGGACAGGGGCCGAAGGACGGTGGCGCACGTTGAcaggcagacacagacagaggcGGACAGATACGCCAACAACGATGAATTCCTGAGAATGGTGTgtaggaggggaggggggagggataAGTAACGTGGCCGGCAGGAGGGCCGAATGGAGAGACTATAGGAGAAGGcaagaaaggaaagcacAAGAAGTCGCAGCACCAACGGTACTTGTGCTGATGGTGATGACCTCTCCTTGCCGTTCTAGTGCGTATGCTGACGTGTAGCGGTGTTTGGTAGTGGTGGACGATGGGGAAGTGTGCCACTTGAGCCTCTGTGGGCGGGTGCCggaaagagcgagagcgcgaaggtcgacggcgacgacggcgatgattGCGGTGGCTTCCCGACGGCGCAGGCACTGGCAAGAAAACCCAAACcccgcgaaaaaaaaaatatgaCGAAACACAACTAGACGCTGTCTGGAGATAACTGGGATAGACACAGACGTACacaggggaggaggaggggggggcctAGAAGGGCAAGGTGGTGTGCGCgggtgcacgcgtgtgccgaGGACAGTAGAAatcggcacacacacacacacacacacacgaggcgTACTTCTGCGGATGTGTAGTCTTACGTGCTCTTGCGTGCGACTCGAGTTGCGTGCGGGGATGAGGATTGTGGGCAGCGATGACGTGTGGAGTTCTTTATCGTGGCTCACTAGCGAGGTAGGCATGTGCATGGACGTGCGGGGCGTCGGCGGAGTAGAGAAtggtgggagagggagagcgagagagacgtcTATAGAGCTCCGTGCGGCGCGATGAGCACGTGAGACATCCGCCACATACACAGGGAGACTACTCCCGAATAGAAAGGGGGCTTACACGTACACTGAGCGAGGGCTTCGCATAACACGTGaagtatgtgtgtgcgtgtgcaggtgaCCTCACAGGAGGACGTGTCGTTCGCTTGTGCGGATttggtgctgttgctgccccAGTGCGTGTATGACGTCTTCTGTGAACACAGAGATGGAAAACTcagaagggcggcggcgcccggtggaggtggcggagaggcTCATCgtccgcgcaggcgcacacgggCGAGGGCGTCCTTAGCGTGTCTGGCTAATACCCGTTGCACCACGGTTACATGGTCATGCCCGCTCTGGATTCGACTCCACCGTCTCTTTCGacgactgcagcgccgtggccgctgctgcgctctcgGGCTTCAGCACCGGCGGCCGCACACGGCGAaaggcgaggcagcggaACTGTCTGCCAATGGCGGCGCAGTCGTTGGGCGCGATTAGGTACGCCGAGATGTCATCGACGTAGTGCCGTTCGTACCCTTGTGATTCGTGCGGCGCGTCCATTGGCATCTGGATTCGTTCCGAGGCGTGCACCTTGTGCAGGTGGTCGTTGTACGCCCAGTACGTGGTCGGCCCAGGCGTAACGCCGAAGCTCAGGAACGGGTAGGCGAAGCTGCCCATGGCCGGGGAGTCGATGGGCCccatcgccaccacctctcgTACGCTGTAGTAGCCGCGGATGTCCGACATGTAATCCCGGTCCACGTGCGGCTCCACCAACGCCATCGCCGGCTTGTACTTGCGAAGTGCGTCACCGACGGAGAGCGTCTCGCAGGGAAAGATGGCCGTGAAGCTCTTGTGAAACCCGAAGTCGCTCTCGAGCgtttcctgctgctgcagcagatgcgtgtgccggcgtctgcgctgcgcatcctgccgtggcagctgcaccgcgcgcaccgTCTTGGGCAGCAGGCCACTCTCATTCAGCATCCAAGCCAGACGGCCGTTGCCGAAGAAGACGAGCACCGGTGACGCCGACGAAAACGTCGGGAGCGGGGtgcacgacggcgaggcctccgccgcagcgtacAGGAAGGACGCCTCTGCTTCCTGAATCTCTTCTAGCCGCCGCCGAATGTACAGGGCCACGACTTGCACCAGCTCTCTCGTGTACAGTATCCCATCTTCGCAGTACAAGctcagcgcacgcagcgctgtCATGGAGTCGAAGTCCGTGTGGAGCAGATTTCGAATTTGGGGGAAAGTCGAaaagcgcacgcgctgctgcggtgaccGAACGCCTTGCACGGGCAGCATGGCGTACTCCTGCGTCGCCGCGTAGGGCTGGAACTGGTAGTACGCCggcctctcctccttgctCGCTGAAGTCGTGcttgctgcagcagcggcggacgCCTGTAACGGGGGTGACACTCGCGCACGCGATGAAGGGCTGTCGGTGATGGCGacaggcggtggtggcagatATGGCGCTAGCTGGAACACCTCCCGcacgtcggcgtcgtgcaCGAGACGATCGCGGGCCGTTAGCCGCGTGAAGCAACGCCGCCGGTGAGCGTCGAGTTTGCGCACAAAGTCCTCGAGCGAGCAACGGTTCCAGAGCGTGTAATCGGACGCGAagtcgcgctgcagctcatgCTGCCGGTCTCTTTTTATGTCCATGTAGCACTCCAATACCTCGTGAAATGGGACGCCGTcggggtggaggaggtgggcgaCGCCACTTGCCGGGAGATAGCCGGTGGgccactgcagccgctgctcccgCGGGAAGAGCTTTTGGGCCGTCTGGCGGTCAATGCGAGAGACCTGCCGGTGCATGCGCGAGCCTGCACGCGCTAACGAAGACGACGGTGCCGGCATCGAGCAGCACGAACGACAGCGGAGGGAAGGGATAGGAGTGAGGGGTGCTGAGGGGGctgaggcgcgcgcgtgtgtgtgtgtgtgtgcgcatgcgcctgTGACAGGGTCGCAAAGCAGAAAAAAGAACGCGGAAAGcgaaagaggggagaagagggggaagcAGTTCAACGCACACGGAGTGTTCAGGGGCGCGGTGAGAGGGCGGGCAGGCAAGCGAGGAGCCGTACAGCAACTATGGCAAACGCCGAAGAGGCTGGCTGAGGTCGGCATTGTCTTGCCGCACGGAtgccgctgcacgcgccCTTCCACCcgccacaaaaaaaaatgaaaagaAGCAAggcgcgtgtatgcgtgtgcgtgcgtgtgtgtgcatcccACCCATGCTGCCCCGTCCCGGCGTGGGACGGCATGCACGGCCTTTCGCAAGTTCGATGAAGGGATGGGGattggtggtggtggtagtggtggcggcggcgagggacAGACAACGCGCAGGAGCACCGTCTCAACTGAGGTCGTTCTTCGCGTTGGAAGCAATATGTGGCAATGGTGCGCGACACCTAAGCCAAACAGCGTTCATCGATGACcactgcgtgcgtgcgtgcgcgtgcaacACGTGAGGCGGTTCCCACATCtacacacaagcaaagaaAACGATCTAAAGGAGGATGTATGTATAGGCAACAGCGAAGGTGGTTGACAGGCAGAGTGTGTAGGagtgtggagagggagggacggaggcgggagggcagaggagggggcagcaCATTCCCTGAGTGCGGCCCCGCCCCCTTCGTTTGTGCAGCCGTACTTCAACCTGTCtctggtggtgctgcgctcGCCTTTGGCGCTGTTGGCACGCGGAAGAGCCGCAGCTGGTCGGGAAAGACGCCCACGGCTCGCGTCGCACATgacgctgatgccgctgccgctgctgcagacggcGCCATCGAGGCTCCCCTGCTCGATCCGTGCCCCCCGGCCACCAGGACACggagttgctgctgcactcgctTCGCCACTAGGCCTAGAGTGACCTGTTTGTTGCACCACTGCATCAACCCGGCCGTCTTCGCAGTGGCCGTCGGGTAGGCGATCCGGTCCACCGTATGGGAGAAGACGGTGAGGGCCACACGGACAAAGGACTCGACGAAGCAGGCGTAGGGCAGCCCGCCATGCGCGCACAACAGCTCGACGGTGCGTCTGTTGGGTAGGGTATCAGAGCGAGTGCAGGACGGTCGTGGCGGCTGCTCTTGCGCTTGAAGCAGCGCGCCCGATGTGTTCCCTGGTGACGACGTCAAGCCGCGAAGCAAGGGCGTGGTGAGCGCATCGCAAAAAGTCTGCTGCATCGCCCCCGTGCCCATCAGCGAAGGGAACACGTCCAGTGTGCGCCAGAGATCTACAAACAGCTTAAAGGGCATCACACGCAGCACGCGACTCGTGCGCTCGTAGGCTTCCTTGTTCTCTACAGAGCTCATGGTGTAGAGCTGCTGTACCTTCCATGATACGTCTTGCTGCCGTGCCGAGACGCCAGACAGGTCGGTGGAGTCATGCACGACGTCCAGCGGTGCTACAGCtgttgccgcagcggccatTGCAGACGACGTGGCGCGAGCTCTGGCCGCAGACTGACGATTGCGGTGCACGACCACCGGATAGCGTGCAGCTTCTGGTGATGCGTCGACATGCACGGACGCCAACGGCTTCCCTGACGTGTatcgcggctgccgtgccaCTGCCCtcccgccgtcgccgaggaCCAGCGAGAGTTCCGGACTACTCGTGAGCAATGAGCTCGGGCTCGAggttgcggctgctgcggctgctgcggacgACGGTGCCTCGTACTGCGGTGAACGGTGTACGGTGATTGGCACGCTGTAAGCCTCAAagagctgccgcagcgtcgaTTCgttgcgctgcaggaggcgcagaagcTCATCGAGGGCGAGGGTTTCGTGCGGTGTAAGCCCACCGGGTGGGAAGAGAATGGTTGCGTCACCACCGTCTAGGGCGAAACAGGACAAGTcatcagcagctcctgcggtggcgatgggCGACATAGGCGGGGTGAGGGCCTCATCCACGCCTGCCGCTTTTCCAccagcacagccgccgccgtgatgAGTGCCACCCATCGCATCCTCGGAACTGCTTAggtgcgacggcgtcgcgccTGGCGAGCCAGTGCCCACAGCCACGAGCAGTGATGGGGCTCTGTCTGATGCGCGCATCGAGCTCACTGGGCGGCCTTGCCGCGGCACATCGCTACGCTGCCTGGCCTTGTCGCACGCTTCGGCCACGTTGTggtccgcctcctctctgttGGTGCCGTCTGGTGCAAATGACATCGCCAGGGCCGGGATGCAACGCACGGCGCGCTCGTACACATCCGCGTAGgcaaccaccacctcctccgacGTGAGGGCGTCTAGTGAAGGAACAGTGTCGACGtaggcgaaggcggcggcatccgTGCCGTTCCGCCTGCCAGCCTGGTGGTGAGCGCTGCATCGTCCACTGTGCACACCGTCATCGTCCGCTGTcccgctcttcctcgccgcctctgcgcagGTCGCCGTACGCGTCCATgtgtggagcagcagcgcggctcTTCGAAAACTCTGGAAGTCCATCTGCGTCACTGTATGGTAGCCCTTCTGGCGCACACCACACGCGtacagcaccgccgcaatGGCGCGGGCGTCAGTGGCGGCCAGCGGCACCACTAGCGCGTCGGAGGGGGTAGGGCGCCTGGAAggcgaggacgacgatgtcactgcggctgccgccccgggtggcgctgtcggcggGGACGCGGATGCGCCGCTCCCTCGCCGTgtcccggcgccgccgctgctgccgcctcgccgctgttgcACTTGGCTAAGCCgacacagcagcgacactggtgacggcgcgctgctcgcacgggctgcggcgcgagcgtcggcgccgtcttTGCCTGGCGcgcccgtcgccgccgcggtgacCGCCGCAACGGCCACCTCGGCGAGGTAGTCGGCGTAGCCGGTGAGCACGACGAATCGAAAGAAGGCCGCAAAGGACATGGTGTACTGCTCCACCTGGCGAGGCCGGTGCGTGGcccacggcgacggtgctctGCCACGGCGACTTCCCACCGCAGCGATTCGCGGgtccgcacccgcaccgaCTCCTGCGGCTAAAGGGGCAGTGCTCgctgtcgttgtcgttgtcgtcgtaACGATCTTGGTCGCCAGATAACTGTAGACACGGAACAGTCGACGCACTGCCGCATCGTAGGCGTCGTGCAACGGCCGGTCTGCGCGATAcggctgcaggaggtgcCGATCAGGGACAGCTGGCATCGCTAGTGGTTCCACAGGCGCGGCACGACCTTCCGAGCCttccggctgctgcggcgcctgcgGTATTGGGCTGATGTTATCATGGACCTCTGCGACAGCCGTTCTTTTACACTTGATTGACCGTCTCGCACCACCCTCTACTGATGCAGCATGCGGGGCAGTGCTACTTCGactggtgcggcggcgctgcatgAGCTGGTGCGCCACCATCGCTCGCGGCGTCAGCGGTGGGCTGCCGCGACCGCTCAGGTTGTTTGGGGATGCGGCTCGCTCGCCACGCgggcgcgacgacgacattGGCGACGATAGCGGCGGCGACCCACGGGCTGCGGACTGGCACCATTGTGAAGGACTGCCATCATCCTCTTCCCCCTGTTGTtgttgatgctgctgctgcttgtgcaGCGCACACGGCGTCCCACATGGGCTTGTGCGGACGCTCGTTGTGGAGATGAGAATTTCTTGCGTGCTGCGCAGACGCTGTTGGCGCTGCTCTGGCGTCCACTCTTGGAATTGTCCGGCGTAGGTGCGCGAAGGTGGCGCTAAGGGAGACGTGGCGGGGTCGacagcctgctgctgctgtccaccgcttctgctgccgctcggGGAGCGAGAGACACTCTTCAGCGGTGGTGCCAGCCActtcgccgccacgcggccaccgcacacatcgccaccgtcggccttctgctcctcctcttctttaCACTCCGACTGGAGAGGgttgctgccggcgctgcttcgtcgCGAGTCGccttcgccctcctcgaTATTGGGGTCCATGTCGGAGCTCCGCGGCGACACGGCACGGGGTGGGCTACTACGACTCGCATAAAGGGCCTCTGGatcgcctgccgcagcaccatcaccacGGACACCGTCGAGGTGCGTGTCGAGGACCTCCACCATGCGCGGTGGTGTAGCGGAAAGCAGGGCCGGCTCGAGCAACAGCGACCCCAactccttcgccgctgcggccacgGCTGCGTCTGTTTGGGCTGGTGGGCACCGGGGCGTCATGATCGGAGGATGGCGCGGGGGACTTTGAAAGAGCactcgtcgccgctgctgcgcggtcgAGGTCACCGTGGCCACGCCTCCCTTTTCCCGCTTGGCGCAGTTCGGCAGTACACCCGAGGATGCACCAGCGCcttggctgccgctgccggcgttgcAAGGAAGACCGACCGCGTTGCGTGCAGCTAccggggcggcggctgcggcgccgcgacgcTTGCCGGATACATGACAGGCGCAGCCGGCAACAAGGCGCGTACTCAGCTGCGGCACGGACGGCGGCAGTAGCCACGGGAAGCGCAGCCGAAGATACTGCAAGGCTTGCTGCGCACTCTCCACCTGCAACagccgacgcgctgcgcgtgtgctctcCACCCCGTCGCCGTCAGCCTCGTCCGCGGCCCACCCTAACACCACGTGCTTGAGAGAGGGCGTGGCGGCTTCGCCGATGATTCGACGACCTTCGGTGGCCACGCCCAGCTCAAGCGCACTACGGATGGTGGCAAACATCGAGACATTGCCATTTTCGCCGTTGCACGTGACCTCTCCTTCTCTAATCTCCGCGGCATTCAGTCGGTGCTGGTTCGCGTGCACGCTCCAAGGTGTCTGAGCACTGCGCTGCGagatgggcagcagcaccgacacggCGCCTGTTATAGCGCTTGCCGTGAAGAGCAGCGGGCTGGACGAGCAGAGGTAGGGCTGAGGGGTGATcatggtggcagcggcggtggtagtggcggcgctcagcagcgccggggATCGCTCTTTGATGAGCGCGCCAACAGTTAGGCAGCACGGAAACACAAGCCCTAGTGGCAGCGAATCGGCCGCTGGGGTACTCGTCGTTGACGGCGAGGCCATGCTCGTCACCTCGTAGTCCAAGGGCCCGACGTAGGTGGAGACGCCGCCGTGTACGTCCAGGATGCGGAGGGCGTGGTGGGTCTGGTCGACTAGCAGTACTTGCGTGTCGCCAGTCTCGTCGGTCCACAGGGCCATGTCGCTGATGTAGCCGAAACGTGCTCGCGACGGGACGGCGCAGTCGACGTAGGACGTCAGACTTGCATCCGCGTGCGCTTGCTGATCAGCATTGGTGTTCCTTGTGCAACCTGCCAGCGTCCAAACACGCGGCATCGCGGCCGCCGGGCCGTCGCGCTTCCACGTCGATGACGGCGGCACCCCTTCATGCGTAGGTGTTAGAGGGCTCGATGACGGCGGTGTGGGCGGTAGTTCTTGCAACGCTCCGTCCTGGGACTCCGTTGCTGTGGCAAGGCGGGTGCCGAGCGAGTCGCCAGCCGGCTTGCCCCCGACACAGCGCGGCTGCTCCGTTGCCGTCGAGGTCTCGTGGTGCACCTCAAGCTCGCTTGGCCTTTGCACCTCTGACTCAGTCGCGCgtgtggcgctgcgtgcTAGCGGGATGCCAGGGCCTTCTTCTGTTGTGCTCTCGCTGTTGCCACGCTCGCGCCCCTGCGTCCGACGCTTGCAGATGTTCGTGACAAGCCGTACGACGTTGTTCGCCCCGTCTGTGAAGAGCAGACCAGCGGAGCACCAGGCCAGTGCTGTCGCTCCGCGCAAGAgcgacgacgcgcagctgccatCTCGGTAGCCAGGGACGCCGTCCACGCCCGTGATGGTGCGCACGAGGCGGTTGTGGAAGTTGGCGTACCGAATCGCGCAGTTGCCCATGTCGCTGATGAAGAGAacagtgcagcggcggcgacggcgaaggtACGAAACGGGGTCGACGCGGCCGTGCCTGGTGTGTGCCCGGCTTCCCTGCTCATGATTCGCctgcgacgctgctgccacggcaTGATCGATGATATCTCCGCTTTCGCTTCCACCACCAGCGACGTCATtctcgctgtcctcctcaTCGTCTTCGTCGATGCGCCAGCACAGCGACCCCGGCGAATTAAAGCGTGCAACGCTGAAGTGTCCATCGACGaagccgcgcgcgccgcctaTCAGCGGCGTgggcaccgcctccgccatggCCAGCGATGGActtgccgaggaggcggagcagccgcagcgccgggtGCTACAGCTGGCACCGGCGTGGTGCGTCGCCACCGACGtggagcagcgacgcgcgtCACTGCCGTCGGGTCT harbors:
- the putative ABCG4 gene encoding ATP-binding cassette protein subfamily G, member 4, yielding MGTQVDQAHKPSVGTPTELTSIPPTASVTPPQAKSNAEDAKVPALSRAVNFTWENLTYQVPVEDKDGNVIYKTLLFNLSGCAKGGRVLAIMGPSGAGKTTLMGTITGKLFNATARQEGCCFMNNNIYQQRYKRLVSYVCQDDIVMGKDTPREAIYFSARLRLGLDSETARRRVADVIKRLSLTKCQDTILGIPGILKGVSGGERKRANIGTELVTNPFVMLLDEPTTGLDSVNAVRVGHLLQDLAKNDMRTVIATVHSPSSELFDLFDDLLLLAKGHVIYHGPTADSIEYFASLGYDVPPRTNPTEYFMNLLQLPEEILSQLWLAWEDYVMSDAANDNPCLTPVTGVITLTDDYLEEQLELKGANFCLQFSELFKRSWRMYLRDPGNFYGRSVQTLFFAIFVGLFFFNLQLNQQGVQDRLGALYVTLMNNLFGAAMNGIAAFPPERAVFLQEQANDAYNAYTYFLAKNLAELPWQILFPTVFDLIAYFMIHFHRSAGAFFVHWFILVLLANLGYSFGLMFATFFKQSQAAFAMVPLILLPLFIVAGLFANTDRLYPYWEWLNYISFPRHAYLGVFTNEFERLTVICDPVTPLCTFPDGQAVIEYMGFQGWHYWQTFVALIVYQIGLRFIGATSLYYQGRQRRGKLQFVKNLRKRVASPRAIASARSNDELSDVQSTLVGSIATPSNAYGTGVSSPINNPENHQPIWDGESERATLALPDTPVTYVESPVDVKDMKPRKYRS